GGTGAGGTGGACGTCTCCGCGGTGGTCGCCGAGCTGGGCCTGACCGCGCACGTCAAGATCTTCCACGCGCGGGCCGCCGAGGTGACCGACATCGAGCAGATGATCCGCGACACGTGGGACCTGGAGTCCATCGCGGCCCGCTATGTCACCTTCGACAAACGCTGGAGCGACCGGCTGGGCCAGGCCCCGGACGACGACCCGATCGGCACCCGCCTGCGCCTGGTCAGCGAGTGGCTGTGGACCATCCGCACCGACCCACGCCTCCCGGCCCGCCACCTGCCCCCCGCCTGGCCGGCCCGCACCGCCCAGGAGACCTTCTACGCCGTCGCGGAACAGACCCACCCGGCCCTGAAGGCGGCCCGCACGACGCTGGAGACGACCCCACTGCGCGGGGTGCCGGAACAGGTGATCTAGCGGCTAGACATTCCAGGGGCGCGGGGAACTGCGCAAAACGCCCGCCCCCACGCACCCGCACCCTCACCCGGAGACGGCGCCCCCTCTCCTCTCTGACCTGCGCGGTTCTTGACCCTGGCCGGTGCACTCCGCAGCCGGGCCGCCGCCCCGCCGTCACCCCTGGTTCACATCCCTCGCCAACGATGCGCGCATGAGACGTGTCATCCCAGTCCTGGCCACCGCCGGCCTCGCCGTGCTCCTCACCGCCGCCGCCCTCCCCGCCCAGGCCGTGCCGGAGCACCGCGGCGACAGCACCGGCTACGGGACGAAGGCTCCCTACCAGCCCCGGCAGAACCCCCGCACCTACCAGCAGGCCCCCGCCGGATTCGTCCCCGTCTTCACGGAGAACGTCTCCCGGCACGGCTCCCGCGCCGCGACCGACAGCGAGGACGGCGACCTGGTCCTCGCCCTCGTCGAGAAGGCGCGGGCCGCGAACGGACTCACCGCGAAAGGCCGCGCGTTCGGCCCGAAGGTGCGGGCGCTCCAGGCGGCGATGAGCGGGGTCGGCTACGGCGACCTCAGCGGCCGCGGCAAGCAGGAGCTGGCGGACACCGCGACCCGCCTCGCCCGCCGACTGCCGGGCCTCTTCGCCACGATCGCGAAGAAGGGCGAGAGGATCGACGTGGTCAGCTCGGGCCAGGGCCGCGCCGTGGACAGCGCGAACATCTACGCCGGCACCCTCGCCGAGAAGGACCCGGCGCTCAAGCCGCTCATCGGCCCGACCCGCACGGACGTCGACCGGCTCTACTTCCACAAGGCGGCCGGCGGCAAGGCGTACCGCGACTACCTCGCCGACGACCAGCGCCTCGCGGACACCCTGAAGAGCATCACCGACCAGCCGAGGACCCACAGCGCAGCCTGCAGCGTACTGAGGAAGCTCTTCCGTACGTCCTTCGTCGACACGCTCTCCGCCGACGACCAGGTGGCCGCGGCCCAGGCGGTCTACAACCTGTACGCGATCGCCCCCGCGATGCGCGAGGAGAGCCCGGGCGGCAGGGGCTGGGGCCTGGAGAGGTTCCTCTCGAAGCGGGACGCGGACTGGTTCGGCTACCTCAGCGACGCCGAGGACTTCTACGAGAAGGGCCCCGGCTTCCAGGACAGCGACATCACCTACAGGATGGCGGACGTCCTGCTCGACGACTTCTTCCGGCAGGTCGAGGCCAAGCGCGCCGGCACCAGCGACCTGGGCGCCGAACTCCGCTTCACCCACGCCGAGGAGATCATCCCGCTGGCCGCCCTGATGGGCCTGCCGGGCAGCACCCAGGGCGTCACGACCGCCGCGCCGTACACGTACGCCACCAACCCGTGGCGGGGCGCCTCGGTGGCCCCCCTCGGCGCGAACATCCAGTGGGACGTGTACCGCAAGGGCACCACCTACCTGGTCCGCATGCTCTACAACGAGAAGGAGACCCCCTTCAAGCAGAGCTGCCGCCCGGTCTCCAAGGACAGCAAGTTCTACGACCTGAACGAACTGGAACGCTGCTTCGGCAGGCGCCTTTAGGGGCGCGGGGAACTGCGCGAAACGCCCGCCCCCACCAACCCCGCACCTTCACACGACCGAACCCCCGCTCAACCGCTAACCGCTCAACCGCTCAACCGCCGGAGGCATGCCCGCCGACCGTGAACCCGATCACGGTCCCACCCCCGTCCCGGGGGAACGCGAACGGCGCTCCCCCGTGCGACAGGGCCACTTCCCGCACGATCGACAGCCCAAGACCCGACCCCGGCAGCGACCGGGCGTCCGCGGCCCGGTAGAAGCGGTCGAAGACCCGCACGAGATCGGCGTCCGCGATCCCCGGCCCCCGGTCCAGCACCTCCACCCGCACCGGCCCCGCGAGCGTGAACCCGGACACCGAGATCTCGATCGGGGCGCTTCCGTCCCGGTCGAACTTGGCCGCGTTCTCGACCAGGTTGGACACCGCCCGTTGCAGCATCCCCGGCCGCCCGTCCGTCACCGTCGAACCGCTCGCGTGCACCAGGATCTCCCGACCGGTCCGCCGCCGGGCCGCCCCGGCGACCTCCTCGGCGACGTCCGCGAGATCCACCCGCTGCGGCGGTTCGTTGTCCGACTGCCCCGCGGCGAGGTCGACCAGCTCGTTGACCAGGTCGGTCAGCTCCCGCGCCTCCTGGGTGAGGTCGGCGACGAGTTCCTCGCGGGTGGCGGGCGGCAGCTCGTCGATCCGGCGCAGCAGCGAGATGTTCGTGCGCAGCGAGGTGAGCGGTGTCCGCAGCTCGTGCCCCGCGTCCTGCACCAGCCGCCGCTGGTCCTCCTCGGACTGCGCGAGCCGCCCGAGCATCCGGTCGAAGGCCCGCCCGAGGCGTCCCACCTCGTCGTACCCGGTGACCGGCACCTCGATCTCCAGCCGCCGGGTGCGGGCCACGTCCTCCGCGGCGGAGGTGAGGATCACCAGCCGCCGGGTGATCCGCCGGGCCAGCCACCATCCGAACAGCCCGGCCCCGATCACCACCGCGGCCATGAGCAGGAACGTCCGCTGCTGGAGCGCCCGCAGCAGATCCTCGGTGTCGCTGAACTCCTGGGCGACCTGCACGGCCCCCCGGCTCCCGCCGAGGGAGACGGTGGCGATCCGGTACACGTCGCTGCCGACCGAGACCTCCTTGTGCAGCACCATCCGCCCGGCGAGGTCCGCGCCCGCGATGCGCCGGTCCCGGGAGGTCACCGGGAGTCCCGGCCGCCCGGGGTCGGCGACCGCCCCGGTGGGCCCGAGCACCTGCACGTCCGTCCGGGCGGGCCGCACCAGGTCGTGCCCGGGCGCCGAGGAGGAGAAGTCCTCCGGGGCCATCCGGTGCTGGCTCACCTCGTCCCGCAGATCCTGCACGACCTGGTCGAACACGGACTCCTGGTCCACCCGCACCAGACGGGCGGCGGCGCTGTAGGACAGCACGCCGACGAGGACGGTCACCGCGGCCGTCACCGCGGCGAAGGACACCACGAACGTGGTCCGCAGGGACAGCAACCGGGGCCGCGGCCGGGCCCACAGCCGAGCCAGCCGCCCCACTCAGTCCTCCCGGAGCACGTAACCCACGCCGCGCACCGTGTGGATCAGCTGGGGCGCGCCGGGTTCGTCGAGCTTGCGCCGCAGGTAGCCGACGTAGACGGCGAGGTTCTTGGAGCCCGGCCCGAAGTCGTAGCCCCAGATGCGGTCGTAGATCGTCGAGTGGTCGAGCACGATCCCGGCGTTGCGCACGAGCAGCTCCAGCAGCTCGAACTCGGTGCGGGTCAGCTCCAGCTCGCGGGTCCCGCGCCAGGCCCGCCGCGCCTGGATGTCCATGCGCAGTCCGGCCGCCTCGATCCGCCCCTGGGGCAGCTCGGGCACCACGGCCTTGGGCGCGGCGCCGACCGGGGCCATCCCGTCGGGGCTGGTCCGCCGCAGCAGGGCGCGCAGCCGGGCGAAGACCTCCTCGACGTCGAAGGGCTTCACCACGTAGTCGTCGGCGCCCGCGTCCAGACCGGCGATCCGGTCCTGGGTCTCCACGAGCGCCGTCAGCATGAGGATGGGGGTGCGGTCGCCCTCGGCGCGCAGCACCCGGCAGACCTGGAGCCCGTCGATCCCGGGCATCATCACGTCGAGGACGAGCACGTCCGGCGGCGTCCTGTGGGCCTGCGCCAGCGCCTCCACCCCGTCGGCGACCGCGGTGACCTGGTAGCCCTCCAGGATCAGGGCGCGCTCCAGGGCATGACGGATGGCGCGGTCGTCTTCGGCGAGCAGCACATTGTGGGGCACCCCCTCAGTGTGCCGTGCCCGCCGAGTCGTACGACGTGATGAGCAGCTCACCCGGCGCCCTTCTTACTGGCCTCTCACCCCGTCGGACGCAACGCGGCGAGCCGCTCCTCGAAGGGCACGACGTCCTCGAAGCCGTCCGCCGTGGAGGGCCGGGCGGTGGCCCCGCGGACCGCCGACAGCCCGCTCATCAGCCCGGCCAGCTCCCCGGCCGCCCGCTCGATCCGCCCGTCCAGCCCTTCCGCGCCCCAGTCCTCGGAGGCGGCGTACACGCCGGTCGGCACGACGACGGCCTTCAGGTAGGCGAAGAGCGGCCGCAGGGCGTGCTCCAGGACCAGCGAGTGCCGGGCGGTGCCGCCGGTCGCGGCGATCAGCACCGGCTTCCCGGCCAGCGCGTCCGGCTCCAGCACGTCGAAGAAGGACTTGAAGAGTCCGCTGTACGACGCCGAGAACACCGGCGTGACGACGATCAGCCCGTCCGCCCCGGTCACCGCGTCGAGGGCGGCGCTCAGCGCCCGGCCCGCGAAGCCGTTGGTGAAGTTGTGCGCGATGTCGACGGCGAGCTCCCGCAGCTCCACGACCTGGACGTCCACCTCGGCGGTCCGTCCCACGGCCGCCGCGAGCCGGTCTCCCAGCAGGCGGGTGGACGAGGGGACGCTCAGCCCCGCGGACACGACGACGAGCTTCATGCGACGACCTCCTTGTTCTGCGTGGCGGCCAGCAGGGACGCGTGGGTGGGGGCCTCCGGGACGTCGGCCGGCCGGTTCACCGCGAACTCCTTGCGCAGCACCGGTACGACCTCCTCGCCGAGCATGTCGAGCTGCTCCAGGACGGTCTTCAGCGGCAGCCCGGCGTGGTCTACGAGGAACAGCTGGCGCTGGTAGTCGCCGGCGTACTCGCGGAACTTCAGCGTCTTCTCGATGACCTGCTCCGGGGAGCCGACGGTCAGCGGGGTCTGCTCGGTGAAGTCCTCCAGGGAGGGGCCGTGGCCGTAGACCGGGGCGACGTCGAAGTAGGGCCGGAACTCGCGGACCGCGTCCTGGGAGTTCTTCCGCATGAACACCTGCCCACCGAGCCCGACGATCGCCTGCTCCGCCGTGCCGTGCCCGTAGTGGGCGTACCGGCTGCGGTACAGCTCGACCATCCGCTTGGTGTGGTCGGCGGGCCAGAAGATGTTGTTGTGGAAGAACCCGTCGCCGTAGTAGGCGGCCTGCTCGGCGATCTCGGGGGAGCGGATGGAGCCGTGCCACACGAAGGGCGCGACGCCGTCGAGCGGCCGGGGCGTGGAGGTGAACCCCTGGAGCGGGGTGCGGAACTTCCCCTCCCAGTTCACGACGTCCTCGCGCCACAGCCGGCGCAGCAGGGCGTAGTTCTCGATGGCGAGGTTGATGCCCTCCCGGATGTCCTGCCCGAACCACGGGTAGACCGGCCCGGTGTTCCCGCGCCCCATCATCAGATCGACGCGCCCGTCGGCCAGGTGCTGGAGCATCGCGAAGTCCTCGGCGATCTTCACCGGGTCGTTCGTGGTGATGAGGGTGGTGGAGGTGGAGAGGATGAGCTTCTCCGTCTGCGCCGCGATGTACCCGAGCATGGTCGTCGGCGACGACGGCACGAACGGCGGGTTGTGGTGCTCCCCGGTCGCGAAGACGTCGAGCCCGACCTCCTCCGCCTTCAGCGCGATCGCGACCATGGCCTTGATCCGCTCGCGTTCGGTCGGCGTACGGCCGGTGGTCGGGTCCGGCGTGACATCACCGACGCTGAAGATCCCGAACTGCATGCTCGCTCACCCTCCAGTTAGTTGACGGTTAAACTATAACCGCACGCCTGGAGAACGAAGACGCCGGGGCCCCTATTCCCACGGGCCCAGAAGACCCACTCAGGGGCGCGGGGCTGTGTCGATTTGCGGCTCCGCCGCGTGGGCGCGACCAGCCCCGCCAAACCACCCGACGGCTCAGGGAACCAGCACAAGCCGCCCCCGCACCCCACCCTTCTCCAACCGCGCGTGCGCCTCGGCCACCGCGTCCAGCGCATACGTCTCGGCCACCCGCAGCGTCAGCACCCCCTCGTCCACCAGCCCCACCAGCTCGGCAAGCTGCGCCCCGTCCGCCGCCACCGACACGGACGCCGTCCGCACCCCGCGCACCGACCCGGGATGCGCCCCCGGCCGCACCCCCACATAGGCACCGCCGTCCCGCACCCACTCCAGCGCAGCCTCCCCGAGCACCGCCGTGTCCAGTACGGCGTCATAGCCCCCGGCGCGCGGCGCGGTCGTGAACTCCGCGGCCCCCAGGGACCGTACGAACTCCTCGTCCCCCTCCCGGGCCAGCCCGGTCACCGACACCCCCCGCCGCGCGGCGAGTTGCACCGCGAAGCCACCGACCGCACCCGCCGCACCCGCGACGAGCAGCGACTGCCCCTCGGTCAACTCCAGGATGTCCAGGGCCTGTACGGCGGTCAGCGCGTTCAGCGGCAGCGTCGCCGCGTGGATCGCGTCGACCGTGACCGGCGCCTCGGCCACCGCGTCCGCGTCGACGACCACGTACTCGGCGTGCGTCCCCAGGTCCTTCGTCAGCCCGTGGTAGAGCGCCACCACCTGGTCCCCCACGCTCCAGGGAGCGTCCGCCCCCACCGCGTCCACGGTCCCCGCGACGTCCCAGCCGAGCCCGAGCTCCTTGTCCCCGCCGAAGAACCCGCCCCGGACCCCCAGGTCCACCGGGTTCAGCGCGGCACCGGCGACCTTGATCCGTATCTGCCGGGCCCCCGGCTCGGGCACCGCGGTCTCCACGACCTCCACGGCCTCGGGCCCGCCGAACGCCCTCACCACAGCAGCACGCATGTCGATCACTCCCCATTGATCACTGTCAGCGCCGGCATCTCCGCCGCTGACAGCAACCCTAGGAAGAGCTACTCTCTTTCAGTAAGTAGTTACCTGGAAGTGCGTTTGTCCCCCGGAGGTGAGCCATGCCGACCACGACGGCGGCCCAGCGGCGCGAGCAGGCACGAGTGGAGTACGACGCGTTCATCCGGGGCTGCCCCACCAACCAGCTCCTGGACCGCCTCAGCGACAAGTGGGTCAGCCTCGTCGTCGCGGCCCTCTCCAACGGCCCCATGCGCTACAGCGACCTCAGCCGCAAGATCGCCGGCGTCAGCCCCAAGATGCTCACCCAGACCCTCCGCGCCCTGGAACGGGACGGCATCCTCAGCCGCACGGTCACCCCATCGGTCCCGGTCAGGGTCGACTACGCCCTCACCCCCCTCGGCAGCAGCCTCGCGGCCCTCCTGACAGCGGTGAAGACCTGGGCGGAAACCCACATCGAAGAGGTCCACGAGGCAAGGGAGCGCTACGACACCTCAGCGGAGTGAGACAGGCTCACCTGACCCACCGAGGGAAAGCGGACCCCGTCCGTCAGAAGTAGTACTCGTCCCCACTGTCCAGCACCAACACCCGCTGCCGGTCATTGACCCGGTTCAGATCCACCGTCCCCCCGTTCCACACCGTGTCGATCTCCAGCAGCACCTCCGACGGCACCCCCCGCAACCCCACCCGCATCTCCACCCGCTCCCCCACCGCGTCCGCCGCGAGCGCTCCCACCCGGCACAACACCACCCGCTCCGCCTCCCGGGCACACCCGTCGGGCAACGCCTGCTGTTCCACCAGCGGCTCGGACCACCGCAATCGCACCGTCGCGTCCGGTACGGCAGCCGGCCCGTGGTTCCGCGGCGTGAACCGCAGGTCCATCCGCCCGCCGGACAGGGCCGCGACCCCGTGATACGCCAGATCCGCCTCGGGCCCACCGGCAGCGACCGCCGTACCCCCGACCGCCGTACCCCCACCCACCAGCACCGCCACCGCCGCACCGCACACCGCAACCACCCGCATGCCACCCACTCCTCGCTGCCGCCGCCCGAACCGCCGTGGTCGCATGGATGTATCCCACGAACGGCGACCGGCAGGCGCCCTCCATCAGGTGACACCACCGCCCGCCACGAGGCATGCGAAGCTGAACCGCATGCTCGTAGCCCGCTCCGCCGCCCTCTTCGTCGTCGCCGCCCTCTTCGAGATCGGCGGCGCCTGGCTGGTGTGGCAGGGCGTACGGGAGCACCGCGGCTGGATGTGGACCGCGGGCGGAGTCCTCGCTCTCGGCGCCTACGGCTTCGTCGCCACCTTCCAGCCCGACGCCCACTTCGGCCGCATCCTCGCCGCGTACGGCGGGATCTTCGTGGCCGGCTCGATCCTGTGGGGCATGGCCGCGGACGGCTACCGCCCCGACCGCTGGGACATCGCGGGCGCGCTGATCTGCCTCGCGGGCATGGCGGTGATCATGTACGCGCCGCGAGGAGACTAGGCCCCCGCGTCACGGCGTCTCGTCGGGCAGCAGTCCGAGCTGCCCGAGGAACTCCATCTCGTCGAAGTAGAGCCGGTAGTCGGTGATCCGACCGTCCCTGACCGTCGCGATGTCGACTCCCCGGATGCTGATCTCCTTCTGCGTCGCGGGCAGCGTCTCCCCGGTCGGCAACTGGATCGGCCCGGTGTTGCGCCCGCTGAACACGCCCTCGTCGATGGCCGTGTCCCCGGCCTCGTAGGAGTGCAGCGACTCGAACCTGGCGTTCGGGACCGCCTCCGTCATCTGCCGCCAGTACTCGACGATGTCCTCGCGCCCGTGGATCTCCCCCTCGTCGGGGGTGACGGCGACCGCGTCCTCCGCGTACAGCTCGGCGATGACCTTCAGGTCCGGGTGCGTGGTGAGCGCATCGGTGAGCCGGTCCATGACCTCACGCGCTTCTCCCATGATCCACCTCCGTGGTTCAGAGGATCACCCACCTCATCTTCCCACCAGCCCGCGATACGGACCGCCGGAGAGGGACACCGGGCGCCTGCCTATGCTGGCCGGCGAGGCCAGATCGTCCCCCGTCCGAGGAGCACCCCATGCCCAGCGCAGCGTCCCGCATCGCCGTCGTCACCGGTGCGAGCAGCGGAATCGGCGCCGCCACGGCCCGGCAGCTCGCCGCGGCCGGCTACCGCGTCGTCCTCACCGCCCGCCGCAAGGACCGTGTCGAGGCGCTCGCGGAGGAGATCAACGCGGCCGGCCACCAGGCCACGGCCTACCCGCTGGACGTGACCGACCGGGCCGCGGTGGACGAGTTCGCGACGGCCTTCAAGACGATCGGCGTCCTGGTCAACAACGCCGGCGGAGCCCTCGGCGCCGACCCGGTCGCCACCGGCGACCCGGCCGACTGGCGCACGATGTACGAGACGAACGTCATCGGCACCCTGAACGTCACCCAGGCCCTGCTCCCCAAGCTGGAGGCGAGCGGCGACGGCACGATCGTGGTCGTCTCCTCGACGGCCGGCCACGGCACGTACGAGGGCGGCGCGGGTTACGTGGCCGCGAAGCACGGCGAACACGTGCTGGCGGAGACCCTCCGCCTGGAGATCGTGGGCAAGCCGATCCGCGTGATCGAGATCGCCCCCGGCATGGTCAAGACCGACGAGTTCGCCCTGACCCGCTTCGGCGGCGACGAGACAAAGGCATCCAAGGTCTACGAGGGCGTAGCGGAACCCCTCACGGCCGACGACGTGGCCGACACCATCACCTGGACGGTAACCCGCCCCAGCCACGTCAACGTAGACCTCCTGGTCCTCCGCCCCCGCGCGCAGGCCTCGAACACGAAGGTCCACCGCGACCTGTGACCGGACCCGAGAAGGACAGGAAAGACCCCCACGACGAACGCCACATGTGGTGGTGGCTCGCCTACTTCCTCTTCGGCATCCACATCGTGGCGTTCGTCATGATCTACGCGGCAATGCACGCACCGAAGTGAACGTCTCACGGTCACCCATAGGGATGAACCTCTTCGATCACCCGAACGCCCCCTGAACTGGCGACCTAGGCTCCCGCCACAACATCAACAGAACGGCCCTCGGCAGGGCGGCAACCCGACCGAGGGCCTGACCAGCACGGAAGGAACAGCTTCCGCATGGCTGACTGCGAGCCTAAACCCCACCGCTTCATGGACCTCACGGTCCCCGAGTACGCCTACATGTTCGGCTTCTTGCAGGCGGACGGGCACCTCTACCAGGGCGTTGGACAGAAGGGACGCCTGAGCGTCGAACTCAACTCTCGCGACATCGACCTGCTGTACCGGTTCAAGTACCTGACGCCCTACAACAGCAGCGTCACCGAGCGCACCCGGACCACGAACTTCGCTAAACACCACACCACGGCGGTGTGGACCCTGTGCTCCCTTGAGGCCCGTACGAAACTCAACAATCTCGGCCTGCCATACGGCCGCAAGTCTCGGCAGATCGCTCCACCATCCGTCGGTTTCTCCGGTCGGGACTATTTGCGAGGACTCATCGACGCCGACGGCTCGATCGGCCGCGTGGACCAGGGCATTCCCTTCATCTCTCTGACCACGTCGAGCACGGCGATCGCTGCCCACCTACGCGCCTACGCAAAGGAGATCACCGGCGTGGAGCGGATGCCCAATCGCAACGCACGCGACGGCGTCTACAACATCATCTACGAGAAAGAAGCCGCTCAGATCCTGGCCGCTGATTTGTACTACCCGGGCTGCCTGTCTCTCGGACGTAAGCAGGTAAGGGCGGAAGCAATCGCCTCCTGGACCCGCCCGTACGACATGCGGATCGTGCACTCAAAGCGCTGGACGGCAGCCGAAGACCAGGTGCTACTTCAGTCGGACGACGTCGTGGCAGTGGCCGAGAAACTCGGCCGCAGCGAGCAGAGTTGCAGGATGCGCCGATGGCGACTCCGCAACAGCCGGATTCTGACGCCAAGCAATCACTGACACAAGCAAGGCCCCCGGTCCCGCCGGGGGCCTCTTGCTCAGCCCTTCACACAGACGAACTGCTTCAGCTTCGCCACGACCTCGACAAGGTCGCGCTGCTGATCCATCACCTGGTCGATGTTCTTGTAGGCGCCCGGGATCTCGTCCACGACGCCCGAGTCCTTACGGCACTCCACGCCCCGCGTCTGCTCCTCCAGGTCACGCGTCGTGAACCGCCTCTTGGCAGCGTTCCGGCTCATACGCCGACCCGCCCCGTGGGAAGCCGAGTTGAAGGCCTTCTCGTTTCCGAGCCCTTTCACGATGTACGAGCTGGTGCCCATGGAGCCAGGAATGATCCCGTACTCACCCGAACCTGCTCGAATGGCTCCCTTACGAGTGACCAGAAGATCCATGCCCTCGTAGCGCTCCTCCATCACATAGTTATGGTGGCAGGAGATCTCCGGCTCGAAGGTCGGCTTCGCCTTCTTGAACTCCTTGCGGACCACGTCCTTCAGGAGCGCCATCATGATCGTTCGGTTGTACCTGGCGTACTCCTGGGCCCAGTACAGGTCATTTCGGTACGCCGCCATCTGAGGAGTGTCCGAGACGAAGACAGCGAGATCGCGGTCGACCAGGCCCTGGTTGTGCGGCAGCCTCTGGGCAACCCCAATGTGATACTCCGCCAGTTCCTTGCCGATGTTCCGGGAACCGGAGTGCAGCGTGAGCCATACCGAACCCTCGGAATCAAACAACAGTTCGATGTAGTGATTTCCCCCGCCAAGCGTCCCCATCTGCTTGGCGGCCCGCTCCCCCCGGAACTTCACCGCATCCGCAACCCCGTCGAACCGCCCCCAGAAGCCGTCCCACCCGGCGGTACCGAAACCATGCAGCCGCCCCGGATCCACCGGATCGTCATGCATCCCCCGCCCCACCGGAATGGCCTGCTCGATCTTCGACCGCAGCCGCGACAGATCCCCCGGCAGGTCGTTCGCCGTCAGGGACGTCTTCACCGCCGACATTCCGCAGCCGATGTCCACCCCCACCGCCGCCGGGCACACCGCGCCCTGCATCGCGATGACGGACCCGACCGTCGCCCCCTTGCCGTAGTGGACGTCCGGCATGACGGCCAGGCCCTTGATCCACGGCAGGGTCGCGACGTTGCGCAGCTGCTGCAGGGCCACGTCCTCGACCGTCGCCGGGTCGGTCCACATACGGATCGGGACCTTGGCGCCCGGCATCTCCACGTACGACATATCGTCCTCATTCCCCCGGAAACAAACAGAAGTCTCATAGCGCAAAACCGGCGCCAAGGTCGACGAATGGGATGACGGACCGGCGTTCGCGGCTGTGCGTGCGATACACATTGTCTGCTGGGGACGCCCCCGCGCGGCAAGCGAATAACCTGCGGGGACACTGAAGATCCCCACGAGTCGGAGACATTCCGAGAGGAGCCCCACCGTGCAGCGGAAGGCCTACGTACCCGGCGTCGCCGCCCTCCTCGCGGCGCTGTTGGCCGGCTGCACCGGCAGCTCGGGCGGCGACGGCACGACGGACGACGCCAACCCCGGCGACGCGGGCACCGCCTCCGCGGTCGCCCAGCCCGGCAAGTACCGCACCCTCCCCGAGGCCTGCGGCGTGGTCAGCCAGAGCACCCTGGACGCGC
Above is a window of Streptomyces griseorubiginosus DNA encoding:
- a CDS encoding histidine-type phosphatase, which encodes MRRVIPVLATAGLAVLLTAAALPAQAVPEHRGDSTGYGTKAPYQPRQNPRTYQQAPAGFVPVFTENVSRHGSRAATDSEDGDLVLALVEKARAANGLTAKGRAFGPKVRALQAAMSGVGYGDLSGRGKQELADTATRLARRLPGLFATIAKKGERIDVVSSGQGRAVDSANIYAGTLAEKDPALKPLIGPTRTDVDRLYFHKAAGGKAYRDYLADDQRLADTLKSITDQPRTHSAACSVLRKLFRTSFVDTLSADDQVAAAQAVYNLYAIAPAMREESPGGRGWGLERFLSKRDADWFGYLSDAEDFYEKGPGFQDSDITYRMADVLLDDFFRQVEAKRAGTSDLGAELRFTHAEEIIPLAALMGLPGSTQGVTTAAPYTYATNPWRGASVAPLGANIQWDVYRKGTTYLVRMLYNEKETPFKQSCRPVSKDSKFYDLNELERCFGRRL
- a CDS encoding HAMP domain-containing sensor histidine kinase codes for the protein MGRLARLWARPRPRLLSLRTTFVVSFAAVTAAVTVLVGVLSYSAAARLVRVDQESVFDQVVQDLRDEVSQHRMAPEDFSSSAPGHDLVRPARTDVQVLGPTGAVADPGRPGLPVTSRDRRIAGADLAGRMVLHKEVSVGSDVYRIATVSLGGSRGAVQVAQEFSDTEDLLRALQQRTFLLMAAVVIGAGLFGWWLARRITRRLVILTSAAEDVARTRRLEIEVPVTGYDEVGRLGRAFDRMLGRLAQSEEDQRRLVQDAGHELRTPLTSLRTNISLLRRIDELPPATREELVADLTQEARELTDLVNELVDLAAGQSDNEPPQRVDLADVAEEVAGAARRRTGREILVHASGSTVTDGRPGMLQRAVSNLVENAAKFDRDGSAPIEISVSGFTLAGPVRVEVLDRGPGIADADLVRVFDRFYRAADARSLPGSGLGLSIVREVALSHGGAPFAFPRDGGGTVIGFTVGGHASGG
- a CDS encoding response regulator transcription factor; the encoded protein is MPHNVLLAEDDRAIRHALERALILEGYQVTAVADGVEALAQAHRTPPDVLVLDVMMPGIDGLQVCRVLRAEGDRTPILMLTALVETQDRIAGLDAGADDYVVKPFDVEEVFARLRALLRRTSPDGMAPVGAAPKAVVPELPQGRIEAAGLRMDIQARRAWRGTRELELTRTEFELLELLVRNAGIVLDHSTIYDRIWGYDFGPGSKNLAVYVGYLRRKLDEPGAPQLIHTVRGVGYVLRED
- a CDS encoding FMN reductase, with amino-acid sequence MKLVVVSAGLSVPSSTRLLGDRLAAAVGRTAEVDVQVVELRELAVDIAHNFTNGFAGRALSAALDAVTGADGLIVVTPVFSASYSGLFKSFFDVLEPDALAGKPVLIAATGGTARHSLVLEHALRPLFAYLKAVVVPTGVYAASEDWGAEGLDGRIERAAGELAGLMSGLSAVRGATARPSTADGFEDVVPFEERLAALRPTG
- a CDS encoding LLM class flavin-dependent oxidoreductase: MQFGIFSVGDVTPDPTTGRTPTERERIKAMVAIALKAEEVGLDVFATGEHHNPPFVPSSPTTMLGYIAAQTEKLILSTSTTLITTNDPVKIAEDFAMLQHLADGRVDLMMGRGNTGPVYPWFGQDIREGINLAIENYALLRRLWREDVVNWEGKFRTPLQGFTSTPRPLDGVAPFVWHGSIRSPEIAEQAAYYGDGFFHNNIFWPADHTKRMVELYRSRYAHYGHGTAEQAIVGLGGQVFMRKNSQDAVREFRPYFDVAPVYGHGPSLEDFTEQTPLTVGSPEQVIEKTLKFREYAGDYQRQLFLVDHAGLPLKTVLEQLDMLGEEVVPVLRKEFAVNRPADVPEAPTHASLLAATQNKEVVA
- a CDS encoding NADP-dependent oxidoreductase, which gives rise to MRAAVVRAFGGPEAVEVVETAVPEPGARQIRIKVAGAALNPVDLGVRGGFFGGDKELGLGWDVAGTVDAVGADAPWSVGDQVVALYHGLTKDLGTHAEYVVVDADAVAEAPVTVDAIHAATLPLNALTAVQALDILELTEGQSLLVAGAAGAVGGFAVQLAARRGVSVTGLAREGDEEFVRSLGAAEFTTAPRAGGYDAVLDTAVLGEAALEWVRDGGAYVGVRPGAHPGSVRGVRTASVSVAADGAQLAELVGLVDEGVLTLRVAETYALDAVAEAHARLEKGGVRGRLVLVP
- a CDS encoding helix-turn-helix domain-containing protein, which encodes MPTTTAAQRREQARVEYDAFIRGCPTNQLLDRLSDKWVSLVVAALSNGPMRYSDLSRKIAGVSPKMLTQTLRALERDGILSRTVTPSVPVRVDYALTPLGSSLAALLTAVKTWAETHIEEVHEARERYDTSAE
- a CDS encoding YnfA family protein codes for the protein MLVARSAALFVVAALFEIGGAWLVWQGVREHRGWMWTAGGVLALGAYGFVATFQPDAHFGRILAAYGGIFVAGSILWGMAADGYRPDRWDIAGALICLAGMAVIMYAPRGD
- a CDS encoding ester cyclase gives rise to the protein MGEAREVMDRLTDALTTHPDLKVIAELYAEDAVAVTPDEGEIHGREDIVEYWRQMTEAVPNARFESLHSYEAGDTAIDEGVFSGRNTGPIQLPTGETLPATQKEISIRGVDIATVRDGRITDYRLYFDEMEFLGQLGLLPDETP
- a CDS encoding SDR family NAD(P)-dependent oxidoreductase, with the protein product MPSAASRIAVVTGASSGIGAATARQLAAAGYRVVLTARRKDRVEALAEEINAAGHQATAYPLDVTDRAAVDEFATAFKTIGVLVNNAGGALGADPVATGDPADWRTMYETNVIGTLNVTQALLPKLEASGDGTIVVVSSTAGHGTYEGGAGYVAAKHGEHVLAETLRLEIVGKPIRVIEIAPGMVKTDEFALTRFGGDETKASKVYEGVAEPLTADDVADTITWTVTRPSHVNVDLLVLRPRAQASNTKVHRDL